A single genomic interval of Persephonella atlantica harbors:
- the gmhB gene encoding D-glycero-beta-D-manno-heptose 1,7-bisphosphate 7-phosphatase, whose protein sequence is MKNKAVFLDRDGVINEDYGFVHKIENFHIYPEVFPALKKLQKAGFKLLIVTNQSGIAVGYYTEEDFKKLTAYMLDVFKREGIIIDRVYYCPHHPEGIIPHLSIKCDCRKPESGMIKQGIKEFNIDPSLSFLIGDKENDIKAAHKEGIRAALVKTGQGMKYLENTEADFVGENILDVVENFILKNVPA, encoded by the coding sequence TTGAAAAACAAAGCTGTATTTTTAGATAGAGATGGAGTAATAAATGAAGATTACGGATTTGTCCACAAAATTGAGAATTTTCACATATATCCGGAGGTTTTCCCTGCTCTGAAAAAGTTGCAAAAGGCCGGATTTAAACTGCTTATTGTTACAAATCAGTCTGGAATTGCTGTAGGATACTACACAGAAGAAGACTTCAAAAAATTAACAGCATACATGCTTGATGTTTTTAAAAGGGAAGGTATTATCATTGATAGGGTTTATTACTGTCCTCACCATCCAGAAGGTATAATCCCTCATCTTTCTATAAAATGTGATTGCAGAAAACCAGAAAGCGGAATGATAAAACAGGGTATAAAAGAGTTTAACATAGACCCTTCTTTATCTTTTCTTATTGGAGACAAAGAAAATGACATAAAAGCTGCCCACAAAGAAGGCATCAGAGCTGCTTTAGTTAAAACAGGACAGGGAATGAAGTACCTTGAAAACACAGAAGCAGACTTTGTAGGTGAGAACATACTTGATGTTGTAGAAAACTTTATACTAAAAAATGTTCCTGCTTAA
- a CDS encoding tetratricopeptide repeat protein, which produces MSLIIDSLKKLRKDSTSKSIPPNLKSKSKNLSVKKVGILGSIIILLSFSFVVLKILENKFIISKNSLYLPVREKNIKKASTPEKPHKKLNGNKIVELKSKKENKSQESSEKYQEGKRQLSQQQTEKKKLKHKRDNTEDIKRKYVLYITLANKYLKKGNYTESLKFYQKAYSIKPEERVLTNIIILKIGAGEGDIKEIEKIKDTENIYKIALFAINRNRSYLVEKFIKKRLSTDSSGILHYLLGIIYEKNGQLIDAEEEYKKAFELNQTDPYVSYAYGRILEINKKYRLSRKIYEYTLKIIKSKDTKLRKTVSERLKILGGSYE; this is translated from the coding sequence ATGAGTCTGATTATTGATTCTCTGAAAAAGCTAAGAAAAGATTCCACAAGTAAATCTATACCTCCCAACCTGAAATCCAAAAGTAAAAATCTGTCTGTTAAAAAGGTAGGAATACTTGGTAGTATTATAATCCTTTTAAGTTTTTCCTTTGTGGTCTTAAAAATCCTTGAAAATAAATTTATTATTTCTAAAAACAGTCTTTATTTACCTGTTAGGGAAAAAAACATAAAAAAAGCATCCACTCCAGAGAAACCTCACAAAAAGCTGAATGGAAATAAGATTGTAGAACTGAAATCCAAAAAGGAGAATAAATCCCAAGAATCTTCTGAAAAATATCAGGAAGGTAAAAGACAACTATCCCAACAACAGACAGAGAAAAAAAAACTAAAACATAAAAGGGACAACACAGAAGATATAAAAAGAAAATATGTTCTGTATATTACTCTGGCAAACAAATATCTAAAAAAAGGGAATTATACAGAAAGTCTGAAGTTCTACCAGAAAGCTTACAGTATAAAACCGGAAGAAAGAGTGTTAACAAACATAATAATTTTAAAGATAGGAGCAGGAGAGGGAGATATAAAGGAAATAGAAAAAATTAAGGATACAGAAAATATATATAAAATAGCACTGTTTGCTATAAACAGAAACAGATCTTACCTGGTTGAAAAATTCATAAAGAAAAGATTATCAACAGATAGTTCAGGAATTCTGCATTACCTATTAGGGATAATTTATGAGAAAAATGGTCAGTTGATAGATGCAGAAGAAGAGTACAAGAAGGCCTTTGAACTAAATCAGACAGACCCTTACGTATCTTATGCTTATGGAAGGATATTAGAAATAAACAAAAAATACCGTCTCTCACGGAAAATTTATGAATATACATTAAAAATTATTAAAAGTAAGGATACAAAACTGCGGAAAACAGTTTCTGAAAGATTGAAAATACTTGGAGGAAGTTATGAATAG
- a CDS encoding prepilin-type N-terminal cleavage/methylation domain-containing protein — protein MRKAERGFTLVELAIVLVIIGIILGAVLKGRELINNAKAKRTLNDLKGFEVLALTFYDRYGRLPGDGDRDGLFDGNNLNWNLDNNYDDNPSNQFLTSANGDPDAPLAELERARLVPVTPHRVLARHPFNGGFFYMAHDINGDGARDNLILVEHIPCYAAKVIDTAIDGTINATQGKIIETTGGTVNTTASGWTCANEDDLVEFVYLLD, from the coding sequence ATGAGAAAAGCTGAAAGAGGTTTTACGCTTGTTGAACTGGCAATTGTTTTAGTAATTATCGGAATTATTTTGGGGGCTGTTTTAAAGGGTAGAGAACTTATAAATAATGCCAAAGCAAAGAGAACATTGAATGACTTAAAGGGATTTGAAGTTCTTGCTTTAACATTTTATGACAGATACGGTAGATTGCCAGGAGATGGAGATAGGGATGGTCTATTTGATGGAAATAATTTAAACTGGAACCTTGACAACAATTATGATGACAACCCATCAAACCAATTTCTGACATCTGCAAACGGAGATCCTGATGCACCTTTAGCAGAATTAGAAAGAGCAAGGCTTGTTCCTGTAACTCCACATAGAGTTTTAGCGAGACATCCTTTTAATGGTGGTTTTTTCTACATGGCTCATGATATAAATGGTGACGGAGCAAGAGATAACCTCATTCTTGTGGAGCATATTCCCTGCTACGCAGCAAAAGTTATAGATACTGCTATTGACGGAACTATTAATGCAACTCAGGGTAAGATTATAGAAACTACGGGAGGAACTGTTAATACTACAGCATCTGGATGGACATGCGCAAATGAGGACGATCTTGTTGAGTTTGTTTACCTCTTAGATTAA
- a CDS encoding type II secretion system F family protein, with protein MELFLVEALDRLGKKHRKLLQVDTERDIFPILEYSGLTPIKIKKVPKFFRLFDIKRFLYRIRKQEIIEVLENLHLIVKSGIPVINGLRDLAEDTDNPALKEVLTDISFKVQAGYTLSKAFESYQQIFSPVVVSLIKIGEETGSLDKTLKDASEHLRRIEDIKAKTKQALIYPTFAFISVFGALIFWLVYVLPKIIDAFKDFNVELPATTVFIMYMSHYTRKYFIFILIFVILGVVLVKILRSRSEKFRYETDRLFLKMPVFGIILTNFNYAFFAEYIRLMIVSGVPLYQALNIMESATKNMVFKRAISNTRKKIEQGKFFSESLKEENVFSPLIIRMISIGEQSGHLDEQLKYISDYYYDKVDYLSQNIAKMIEPIIIGIVGGFMLIIMLGLIGPIYDLITQVSKL; from the coding sequence ATGGAGCTTTTTTTAGTAGAGGCATTAGACAGGCTTGGGAAAAAGCACAGGAAACTCCTTCAGGTTGATACAGAGAGGGATATATTCCCTATTCTTGAGTATTCAGGCCTTACTCCAATAAAAATCAAAAAAGTTCCTAAGTTTTTCAGGCTGTTTGATATAAAGAGATTTCTCTACAGAATAAGAAAACAGGAGATAATAGAGGTATTAGAAAATCTACATCTTATTGTAAAATCCGGTATCCCTGTTATAAATGGTTTGCGAGATCTTGCTGAAGATACAGACAATCCGGCGCTGAAAGAAGTCCTTACAGATATATCCTTCAAGGTACAGGCTGGATATACTCTTTCAAAGGCATTTGAATCTTACCAGCAGATATTCAGTCCCGTTGTTGTTTCTCTGATAAAGATAGGGGAAGAGACAGGTTCTCTTGATAAAACACTGAAGGATGCCTCCGAACATCTCAGAAGAATAGAAGATATAAAAGCAAAAACAAAACAGGCGCTTATATATCCCACATTTGCTTTCATAAGTGTATTTGGTGCTCTTATATTCTGGCTTGTGTATGTTCTTCCAAAAATTATTGATGCATTCAAGGATTTTAATGTTGAGCTACCTGCAACAACCGTATTTATTATGTATATGTCCCACTATACCAGGAAGTATTTTATTTTTATACTGATTTTCGTTATACTCGGAGTAGTTCTTGTTAAAATATTAAGAAGCAGAAGTGAAAAATTCAGGTATGAAACAGATAGATTGTTCTTAAAAATGCCTGTTTTTGGCATTATTTTAACAAACTTCAACTATGCTTTTTTCGCAGAGTATATAAGGCTTATGATAGTGTCAGGTGTTCCACTGTACCAGGCTTTAAACATAATGGAATCAGCAACAAAAAATATGGTATTCAAAAGGGCTATATCAAACACAAGAAAAAAGATTGAGCAGGGCAAGTTTTTTTCTGAATCACTGAAGGAAGAAAATGTTTTTTCCCCTCTTATTATCAGGATGATCTCTATAGGTGAACAGTCTGGACATCTTGATGAGCAGCTCAAGTACATATCTGATTACTACTACGACAAGGTTGATTATCTATCCCAGAATATAGCCAAGATGATAGAGCCTATAATAATAGGTATAGTAGGAGGATTTATGCTGATTATCATGCTTGGACTGATAGGTCCTATCTACGACCTTATCACTCAGGTTTCAAAGTTATGA
- a CDS encoding TrmH family RNA methyltransferase, translated as MFITEKRAQKIINLLKKRQKDLQLFSDNVSNPHNFSAILRTSDAVGVLYLYYRYSGSDKIINEDITMGSHKWVIHQKVPDEKIEEFFLSKKKEGFQIVATSLSEDSVHFRKVDYTKPTIIVVGHELKGVSEEILHFADKKIIIPMYGMAQSLNVSVATGVILYEAQRQREEKGMYEKPSLSEEEIENILKEWSTENVIRDKMKKSAVKHFLKND; from the coding sequence ATGTTTATAACAGAAAAAAGGGCACAAAAAATAATCAATCTGCTAAAGAAAAGGCAGAAAGACCTTCAGCTTTTTTCAGATAATGTTTCCAACCCTCATAACTTTTCTGCGATACTGAGAACATCTGATGCTGTAGGTGTTTTATACCTGTATTACAGGTACAGTGGTAGTGATAAGATAATAAACGAAGATATAACAATGGGTTCCCATAAATGGGTCATTCATCAAAAAGTACCTGATGAGAAGATAGAGGAGTTTTTCCTGTCAAAAAAGAAAGAGGGATTTCAGATTGTTGCCACTTCCCTTTCTGAGGACAGCGTACATTTTAGAAAGGTTGACTACACAAAACCTACCATTATTGTTGTTGGACACGAGCTAAAAGGTGTCAGCGAAGAAATTTTACATTTTGCAGACAAAAAAATAATCATACCTATGTATGGAATGGCGCAGAGCCTTAATGTTTCTGTAGCAACAGGTGTAATCCTGTACGAAGCTCAAAGACAGAGAGAAGAAAAAGGTATGTATGAAAAACCCTCCCTCTCAGAAGAAGAGATAGAAAATATACTAAAAGAATGGTCAACAGAAAATGTTATCAGAGACAAAATGAAAAAAAGTGCCGTTAAACATTTTCTAAAAAACGATTGA
- a CDS encoding TldD/PmbA family protein has translation MKEFIREISPYLLTKLMSEGGDYGEIFYEKTFSTVMRLEGKKLEKAVEGYDEGVGIRLIKEGKTYYGYTNNISKDSLEEVIKGIVSSAEEGKIKVGLKHIKGFSQALIDPEDYLPDRKKEILLKADDTVRSFDSRIIQSGITLKDSKREMLIVNSLGEIAEDIQVRTAIYVEAIALQNGTLYKGYDSFGKSGGYEIFENGDVDVVSYVSEKAAHRAVAGLSAKSVHAGSMPVVISSEAGGTMIHEAVGHGLEADLAERGLSVYSNKIGEKVASKLITVIDDGTIKGKMGSYGIDDEGVPAQKTVLIENGYLKGFMYDRLTAMENGKKPTGNGRRESYRHIPIVRMRNTFIAPGKDNPHDFIRDIKKGLYVVKMGGGQVNTVNGDFMFEVVEGYMIEDGEITYPVKGASLLGNGPDVLKNIEGVGYDIGWSIGTCGKNGQGVPVADAQPTIMVKSMVVGGHI, from the coding sequence ATGAAAGAATTTATCAGAGAGATATCTCCTTATCTTCTTACAAAACTTATGTCAGAAGGTGGGGATTATGGGGAGATTTTTTATGAGAAAACATTCTCTACAGTTATGAGACTGGAAGGAAAAAAGCTTGAAAAGGCTGTTGAAGGATACGATGAGGGGGTAGGTATAAGACTGATAAAAGAGGGAAAAACCTACTATGGCTACACAAATAACATATCAAAAGACTCTCTTGAGGAAGTTATAAAAGGAATTGTGTCTTCAGCAGAAGAAGGGAAGATAAAGGTCGGACTTAAGCATATAAAAGGTTTTTCTCAGGCTTTGATAGACCCTGAAGATTACCTTCCTGACAGAAAGAAGGAGATTCTCCTTAAAGCGGATGATACAGTCAGGAGTTTTGACAGCAGGATAATCCAGTCAGGTATTACACTGAAAGACAGCAAAAGAGAGATGCTGATAGTAAATAGTTTGGGGGAGATAGCTGAAGACATTCAGGTAAGAACAGCTATATATGTGGAAGCCATTGCCTTGCAAAATGGGACACTCTACAAAGGATACGACTCTTTCGGAAAAAGTGGCGGATACGAGATATTTGAGAATGGAGATGTTGACGTTGTAAGCTATGTTTCTGAAAAGGCAGCTCATAGAGCCGTAGCAGGTCTGTCAGCAAAATCTGTTCATGCAGGCAGTATGCCTGTCGTTATATCATCAGAAGCAGGAGGTACAATGATACACGAGGCTGTTGGCCATGGCCTTGAGGCAGATCTTGCAGAAAGAGGGCTGTCTGTTTATTCAAACAAAATAGGAGAAAAGGTGGCCTCAAAGCTTATAACAGTTATAGACGACGGAACTATCAAAGGGAAAATGGGAAGTTATGGGATAGATGACGAAGGAGTACCTGCCCAAAAAACTGTCCTTATAGAAAATGGTTATCTAAAAGGTTTCATGTATGACAGACTAACAGCTATGGAGAATGGAAAGAAGCCAACAGGAAACGGAAGAAGGGAAAGTTACCGTCATATTCCTATTGTTAGAATGAGAAACACATTTATAGCACCGGGAAAAGACAATCCCCACGATTTTATCAGGGATATAAAAAAAGGATTGTATGTTGTAAAGATGGGAGGAGGTCAGGTTAACACTGTTAATGGTGATTTTATGTTTGAGGTGGTGGAAGGATACATGATAGAAGATGGAGAGATTACTTATCCTGTTAAAGGGGCTTCATTACTTGGTAATGGTCCAGATGTGCTGAAAAATATAGAAGGTGTGGGGTATGATATAGGCTGGTCTATTGGAACCTGTGGTAAAAATGGACAGGGCGTTCCTGTTGCAGATGCACAGCCGACAATAATGGTAAAATCCATGGTGGTTGGAGGTCATATTTGA
- a CDS encoding VOC family protein produces the protein MDFAVHHVALSVSDIRKSERFYGFFGFRKVAEYISESEGLHILHLKKDSFIIELFSFRDYIPSEKYSLWEDLKVLGYRHIAFKVEDIYRAKEELIKKGLISPSTEIKKGKTGILYFFLTDPDGNFVEIVEDKRDI, from the coding sequence ATGGATTTTGCAGTTCATCATGTTGCCCTGTCTGTATCTGACATAAGAAAGTCTGAGAGGTTTTATGGGTTCTTTGGTTTCAGGAAGGTTGCCGAATATATATCAGAAAGCGAGGGTCTGCACATACTGCATCTTAAAAAGGACTCATTTATTATTGAGCTTTTCTCTTTCAGAGATTACATTCCCTCTGAAAAGTATTCTCTGTGGGAAGACCTTAAGGTTTTGGGATACAGGCATATAGCATTTAAGGTTGAAGACATCTACAGAGCAAAAGAAGAGCTGATTAAAAAAGGTCTGATAAGCCCCAGTACAGAGATAAAGAAAGGCAAAACCGGTATCCTGTATTTTTTTCTTACAGACCCTGACGGAAATTTTGTTGAGATTGTAGAGGACAAAAGGGATATTTAA
- a CDS encoding type II secretion system protein: protein MNRKGFTLIELAMVLVIIGLLAGIGITALGILVKRAKVNSTKEIVNADVEAVLGYTFSIGKIPDLSTFLTVVRNKKDSFGKDIVYIYDSGLTSYCGRLKTNITVYICSDAACTVPVQTIRNVAFIILSGSANYNNQTAGAGEITTPTVIKVYDYGIKVDDYSGDLNRVEPYDDIVKWVTLSELHNNEKCKPLYIDPNQNLPEAIEDAPYRAKIDVSGGVPPYQFGTWNGSSCDTTSLWNGYGLSLTTDGYITGTVNYDTDSNKGSITGCEGNITISNICVKDSLGDEITIADNLNIKVFPQQVKILTDTVPPAYEGSSYNITFFVSGGGDSYTWNIQGSLPPDLTFSNGQITGTVQSDSGCSTPSPYNFTLEASSCGMTAFKGYVLTVIDPDCNSSGGGSGGSGSCSSVTVFNAGDIRYYEKGTVFLFWCIASTRCTEFTSATVSNGECITVYRDFRCRRIESSYGFNTLVNYDTNNNCEVNYNNGRLSDR from the coding sequence ATGAATAGAAAGGGATTTACCCTGATTGAGCTGGCTATGGTACTGGTTATTATTGGACTTCTTGCAGGTATTGGTATAACTGCACTTGGAATACTCGTTAAAAGGGCAAAGGTAAATTCAACGAAAGAAATAGTAAACGCTGATGTTGAGGCTGTTCTTGGCTATACATTTTCAATAGGAAAAATTCCAGACCTTTCTACTTTTTTAACAGTCGTAAGAAACAAGAAAGACTCCTTTGGAAAAGACATAGTTTACATATACGACAGCGGTTTAACCAGTTATTGCGGTAGATTGAAAACCAATATTACTGTTTATATCTGTTCAGATGCAGCATGTACAGTACCTGTTCAGACAATAAGGAACGTAGCTTTTATTATTTTAAGTGGAAGTGCAAATTACAACAATCAAACTGCTGGAGCAGGTGAAATCACAACTCCAACAGTTATAAAAGTTTACGACTATGGAATTAAGGTTGATGATTATTCTGGTGATCTAAATAGAGTAGAGCCATATGACGACATAGTAAAATGGGTAACATTATCAGAACTTCATAATAATGAAAAATGTAAGCCTCTTTATATTGATCCCAACCAAAATCTTCCTGAAGCCATAGAGGACGCTCCTTATAGAGCAAAAATAGATGTTTCCGGTGGGGTTCCTCCGTACCAGTTCGGAACATGGAACGGCAGCTCTTGTGATACTACTTCCCTGTGGAATGGTTATGGACTGTCTCTAACAACTGACGGTTACATCACAGGAACAGTTAATTATGATACAGATTCAAATAAAGGTTCTATAACAGGTTGTGAGGGAAATATAACTATTTCTAATATCTGTGTCAAAGATAGTCTGGGAGATGAAATTACAATTGCAGATAACCTCAACATAAAAGTGTTTCCCCAACAGGTGAAGATACTGACGGATACAGTACCACCTGCCTATGAAGGAAGCAGTTATAACATTACTTTTTTTGTGTCTGGAGGTGGTGATAGTTATACCTGGAATATTCAGGGAAGCTTACCTCCTGATCTAACCTTTTCCAATGGGCAGATTACAGGAACAGTACAGTCAGACTCAGGGTGCAGTACCCCCTCCCCATACAATTTTACACTGGAGGCATCTTCATGTGGAATGACGGCTTTTAAAGGTTATGTACTGACAGTGATAGATCCAGACTGTAATTCTTCAGGAGGAGGTTCCGGAGGTTCAGGGAGTTGTTCATCTGTAACAGTTTTTAACGCAGGGGATATCCGTTATTATGAGAAAGGAACAGTATTTCTGTTTTGGTGTATTGCTTCAACCAGATGTACAGAGTTTACCTCAGCTACTGTTTCCAACGGAGAGTGTATAACTGTGTATAGAGACTTCAGGTGCAGAAGAATAGAGTCTTCATATGGATTTAATACTCTTGTAAACTATGATACAAATAACAACTGTGAGGTAAATTACAACAATGGTAGGTTATCTGATAGATAG
- a CDS encoding patatin-like phospholipase family protein, producing the protein MKNLGLVLSGGAVRGAAHIGVLKALEEHGIKPSYLSGSSAGAIVSVFYGAGYSPFEIEEIILKTNVLSYLKPALNFSALFSLEGLERFFKNYIHYTDISQLNIPVYLCATNLNLGRPEYFAEGDIIKVVAASCALPFIFKPVQIGDYIYVDGGVMDNLPVEPLLGKADFIIGSEVNPLGEEENLSNPFNILIRSFYLAIRSNVEVRKKYCDIFIQPEELMNIGLFSTWKIKDAIDIGYRYTKNIIQELNKQ; encoded by the coding sequence ATGAAGAATTTAGGTCTTGTTCTCTCTGGAGGTGCTGTAAGAGGCGCAGCACACATAGGTGTACTGAAAGCACTGGAGGAACATGGGATAAAACCTTCCTATCTGTCAGGCTCCAGTGCAGGAGCTATTGTATCAGTTTTTTATGGGGCAGGCTATTCTCCGTTTGAAATAGAAGAGATAATTTTAAAAACAAATGTTCTATCCTACCTGAAGCCTGCTCTGAATTTTTCAGCTTTATTTTCACTTGAAGGTTTGGAACGATTTTTCAAAAATTATATACACTATACAGACATATCTCAGCTGAATATTCCTGTTTATCTGTGTGCAACAAATCTCAATCTGGGCAGACCTGAATATTTTGCGGAAGGAGATATTATAAAGGTTGTTGCCGCATCCTGTGCTCTTCCATTCATATTCAAACCTGTCCAGATAGGAGATTACATATATGTAGATGGGGGAGTGATGGATAATCTCCCTGTTGAACCTCTTCTGGGGAAAGCAGACTTTATTATTGGTTCCGAGGTAAATCCCCTTGGAGAAGAGGAAAACCTCAGCAATCCGTTTAACATCCTTATAAGAAGTTTTTACCTTGCCATAAGGTCTAACGTGGAAGTAAGGAAAAAGTACTGTGACATATTTATTCAACCTGAAGAGCTTATGAATATTGGTCTTTTTTCAACATGGAAGATAAAAGATGCTATTGATATTGGCTACAGATATACTAAAAACATCATTCAGGAATTAAATAAACAATAA
- a CDS encoding GspE/PulE family protein — protein sequence MQRKPIGQLLKELGYITEEQIQVALEVQKVRGGLFGQILQELSFVSPREVAEAIAHQSGKSYIDLSQYPPSKEALRLIDKNMAKQFQVLPFQIEEGKVFVAMSNPFDLNAIDIVQRRTGLQVEVFVADTETLQKTIEIQYFLLERPIDEEIKHIIERSKAGAAADIPRFVDLILNNAIIERATDIHISPEDLASHIFFRIDGIMQHFYAFPKEIHNPVVSRIKVLSGMDIAEQRLPQDGSFSHEFFEESYDMRVSTVPTAYGENVVIRILSKNLSLFNLKSLGFEEKVLKQLEEEFLKPQGIVLVTGPTGSGKTTTLYAALRRINALRRNILTAEDPIEYKFPFIKQTQVNEKAGYTFARAIRHFLRQDPDVILIGEIRDEETAEMAMRASITGHLVLSTLHTNDAVSAIPRLIDMKIKDYMVASGVSAITAQRLVRKICPFCKEEKKIKGRYLLKYGYEISSIKRFAQIENLEDEITIYYGKGCEHCKGTGYLGRTVIAELLKIDHDIADLIVKGSTPLAIMERAREKGMWNLKEDGLIKVLKGITTPEEVKRVAG from the coding sequence ATGCAGCGTAAACCTATCGGCCAGCTCCTTAAGGAGCTGGGCTACATAACTGAAGAACAGATACAGGTAGCCCTTGAAGTTCAGAAAGTAAGGGGGGGATTATTTGGCCAGATTCTGCAGGAGCTTTCCTTTGTGTCTCCAAGGGAAGTGGCTGAAGCTATTGCCCATCAGTCTGGTAAATCTTATATAGACCTTTCCCAGTATCCTCCTTCAAAAGAAGCACTCAGACTTATAGATAAAAACATGGCAAAACAGTTTCAGGTTTTGCCATTCCAGATTGAGGAAGGCAAAGTTTTTGTTGCAATGTCAAACCCTTTTGACCTGAATGCTATAGATATTGTCCAGAGAAGGACAGGACTGCAGGTTGAAGTTTTCGTCGCAGACACGGAAACACTTCAGAAAACGATAGAAATCCAGTATTTCCTTTTAGAGAGACCTATAGACGAGGAAATAAAGCATATAATAGAAAGATCAAAAGCTGGTGCTGCAGCTGACATCCCAAGATTTGTTGACCTCATTCTGAACAATGCTATCATAGAAAGAGCTACAGATATACATATATCTCCTGAGGACTTAGCATCTCATATTTTTTTCAGAATTGATGGTATAATGCAGCATTTTTATGCCTTTCCCAAAGAAATTCACAACCCTGTAGTTTCCCGTATCAAGGTTCTGTCTGGAATGGACATTGCAGAGCAGAGGCTTCCACAGGATGGTTCATTTTCACATGAGTTTTTTGAAGAAAGCTACGACATGAGGGTATCAACAGTTCCAACAGCTTATGGAGAAAATGTCGTTATAAGGATACTGTCAAAAAATCTGTCCCTTTTTAATCTAAAAAGTTTAGGATTTGAAGAAAAGGTATTAAAACAGTTAGAAGAAGAGTTTTTAAAGCCGCAGGGAATAGTTTTAGTAACAGGTCCAACAGGTTCAGGTAAAACAACAACTCTGTATGCAGCACTCAGAAGAATTAATGCTCTCAGGAGAAATATACTGACTGCCGAAGACCCTATAGAGTATAAGTTTCCATTTATAAAGCAGACACAGGTTAACGAAAAGGCAGGATATACTTTTGCAAGGGCTATCAGGCACTTTCTAAGACAGGATCCTGACGTTATACTGATAGGAGAAATCAGAGATGAAGAAACTGCAGAGATGGCTATGAGGGCTTCTATAACAGGGCATCTGGTACTTTCCACACTTCATACAAACGATGCCGTAAGTGCAATACCAAGACTTATAGATATGAAAATAAAGGACTACATGGTAGCTTCCGGTGTATCTGCAATAACAGCTCAGAGGCTTGTCAGAAAAATCTGCCCTTTCTGCAAAGAAGAAAAAAAGATAAAAGGCAGATATCTGCTGAAGTATGGATACGAGATTTCTTCCATAAAGAGATTTGCACAGATTGAGAATCTTGAGGACGAAATCACAATATACTATGGAAAAGGCTGTGAACACTGCAAAGGAACAGGTTATTTAGGAAGAACAGTTATTGCCGAGCTGTTAAAAATTGACCACGACATAGCAGATCTGATTGTGAAAGGTTCAACCCCTCTTGCTATAATGGAAAGGGCAAGAGAGAAAGGTATGTGGAATCTGAAAGAAGACGGTCTTATAAAAGTGTTGAAGGGCATAACAACTCCTGAAGAGGTAAAAAGGGTTGCTGGCTGA
- a CDS encoding YbhB/YbcL family Raf kinase inhibitor-like protein, with amino-acid sequence MIVKSPAIQYGETIPKIYTCDGSDMSPPISWSDYPPETQSFVLIMDDPDAPMGVFTHWIVYDIPAGINELPENVPKIPEIDGIKQGINDFGRIGYGGPCPPFGKPHRYFFRVFSLYVPSLELPSGASRQEVEVVMMGKVIDEGYLMGLYGR; translated from the coding sequence ATGATAGTTAAAAGTCCTGCCATACAGTATGGGGAAACTATTCCCAAAATCTATACCTGCGATGGTTCGGATATGTCTCCACCAATTAGCTGGTCAGATTATCCTCCAGAAACACAGAGTTTTGTTCTTATAATGGATGATCCAGATGCTCCAATGGGTGTGTTTACTCACTGGATAGTTTACGATATCCCTGCAGGTATAAACGAACTGCCTGAAAATGTCCCTAAAATTCCAGAAATTGACGGGATAAAACAGGGTATAAATGACTTTGGCAGGATAGGTTATGGTGGCCCCTGTCCTCCTTTTGGAAAACCCCACAGATACTTTTTCAGGGTGTTTTCCCTTTATGTGCCGTCTCTGGAACTACCATCTGGGGCTTCAAGGCAGGAGGTAGAAGTTGTCATGATGGGAAAGGTAATAGATGAAGGTTATCTGATGGGATTATACGGCAGGTAG